The genomic stretch catcggtttaaaggGTAAAAAGTATGCTACTTGACCAGTTTCAGGTGgaaagcgagtgttaattgtgcaggaatgccgcttgaccaagggcagcaaggccaaactgacCAAGCTGGCACAGAAGGCAGAAAAGGCCAAAAAGAGTATAGGTTGATCAAGTTGACGGTCAAACAGTTAGCCGGGGGACCACTGCGAAACAGAAAGAGGGCAAGTATATCCGATGCGCTGTAAAACGACCCTCAATCGGTTATCAAGGACCACTACATTCTAGAAGGAGGACATGTATCGACGGATGAGACGCGCAATCCCAGCAAGGACGAATATACGCTCCCAAAGTTGTTATCACAGCTGGAGGTTGTTGTGgagagcctataaatagagggcgCAGCACCATAGTGAGGAggattttttcgggttttgagtttttttttgctGGTTgaagtttttcttttttctccgtCTGTTCCTAGTTAGAAGTCTTTCTCCAGTTCCAAAATAGCTTAGATTAGACAATAGTAATGGTTAGCTAGAAGgagagcgaccgaagggagcgcgacagagaaaCCTAGATCTGTTCGGCGCCGTCTCAAGTTTCTGACCGAGGATCTCTTaactttattcgctttcttgtACTCTAGATTTAGTTGCCTAGTTTAATTTCGTGTTTGTTGCGTAGTTAAAGAATCGTCCTTGTTTTGTATTCTACATCTTCACAGTTTGGTTTTGAAATCTGAGTtaaaaatcaaagttattttgtTTCGGAATTTTTGTCTACTATTCTATTCTCATCTTTATCTTTAAAAATCCCAGATCTAGTGTTGAACTTTCATTATGTTGAATGGCAAAGTGTTTCGTAGATTCGTAGTGTGTTTAGGTAGTTAAATCTTTTGTTCCAATTTGTCGTTTACTTGATCAATTTGCTAATTTCTAGCATGATGAGTCACTTGATTCAGTAGTTAGTTTACATTCTGCCTAGTTTAATCCCGTAGTttaaaactcccaacttaaatcgtggccgcagccaaaccctgttcactaaacacacactcaacgcactAGTTTCTTTGTGGCTGCTTTAATGTTAAAAGTAGGTTGCATgttagggagttataaatatttttgtgagagagagaagtgccttgatcaagtcgcaaTGACATTTGCAAACTGATCCACCCGGTCGGTTATTTTTCCTTATAACTTGATCCGAGCAATTTATCTCCCAATCaccaaatggcgccgttgccggggaaacATGGTGTTATTACATGGATGTGTTTAATGcataggtgtaaatagttttgtttattgcttttaatttgtttttccttcttttcatgagaaggtaccaccgtgGAGGACAGTAGAATCATCCTCTCATTTACAGAAATACAAACGCTCAATGGCGAGTCCAAGAGGCCGGTAGtaaccactcgttacagagccacGTTAGCAGTAGCCGAATCATCATCTACTGCTGAGCAACTGACCAGTGAGGAGGAAGGAGAGTTGTCCACGCCGATTAAACAAGAAATACCATTACTCGAAGAAGCAGAAGCAAAGATGGCCGTCGTAGACAACAATTGGGGAATTGGTtctctacacgctcatgatgagaaggagcctACTCAGGCAATCACAGTTACCCGAGGAATACGGGCAATCGCAGTCAAATCAGGGGTGCTCGCGATGTTTTCAAGTTTCTATGGACTTCCAAAGGAATGCCCTTATGGCTTTTTGGAGgaattttgcagatattgtgACATTCAACCAGTACCAGCTGGATCCACGTCAGAAGATTACAGGATCAAGGCGAtacccttcgttttgaagggagATGCAAGAATCTGGTTGAGAAGGCTTCCAGAAAGCTCGATTAGAACCTTGGCCGAGTTCCGCATGATCTTCCTGGACCGCTTCTTCCCAACATCAAAGACAAGTGCCTTGAAGAGAGAAATTACAGAGGCGAGGCAGAAGTACGACGAGCCTCTCGGACAATATTGGGACAGATTCCATGGACTGCTGCATGCGTGTCCTAATCACAAAATGAGAAAGCGGGAGGTCTATTCAACCTTTTATGGTGGGTTGACTGTGGACAGCAAAAACGACCTCAATCTAGTtgcccaaggggatttctcTGAAACCCCGTTTAGTCAAGCAaagaatattttggagaggTTGATCGAAGCAAAAAGGAGGAGAGGTGCACGCAGCAGAAGCGCGAAGCAACGAgaagttggaggctcgatttgagcaaagggagaagaagctgctagaAGCCGTGGAGAAGGCCAGAGCACCTCCACCTCCAGCCCCTAAGGAGAAAAAGTATGTGCCAGCACCTCCGGAGGAGCACCATTATTACTACTGCGAGTTTCCTCCTGAGCCAGAAGCTCCGAATCAAGTAAACGTTGTCGGCCATTGGAGCCCAGATGGCCACTGGATCCAGGGAAAacagagagatgctccatggagagaTCATCCAAACTTCAGGTGGACTGATCAGAGCCAAAGACAACCGCCTCAACCATCTATTCAGCAGACACAACCCTCCGAAGGGCAGCTCAATTGGCCTGCTCGAATTTAAGAAAGACTGAACACCGGAGGAAATAGAGGGTAGAGTGGTCAAGGCAACTGATTAGGCGGACCCCAGAGTATCTGGTCCAGGGAAAgtcagcccaactggtcaggcaGACAACAAGAGGGAAATTGGGGGTACAAACATCAAGGCCCCCAGTCAAGCAACTCTGGAAGACAACCCAACAATCAGGTGGTGAGCTACGTTCCGCCACATCAAAGGAGAAATCCGCAACATCCAATGAACCAGCACTACCATCAGTCCCAGTATCAACTAGAGCACTATGGGCCGTCCGACTACCCTCAGGCCAGCCACGGCGGAGGACCTTCGAATCAAAGATATAACAGGCACCCCAACGAAGGTCCAGGAGATATTATGGCTCCACACCAGCCTAATGATGTGATGCGTGATATCCAGGAAGCACAGAAGGAGCAGAGGGCAGCGCTGGACATGCTTACAAAGCAACTATCTTAAGTTGCCATGTCTCTGGGAAAACTGAGAAGAAATGAAGGGAAGATCCCTGCCACGGTGCAGCCAACTGGGCGAGAGAACATCAGTGAAGTCTCCCTAAGGTCAGGGAAAGTATGTTTAAAGCCCACCTGCGAGTTCTCCAGTGTCTACATCTGGACCGCGCTACAAAGAAGAAGGAGAGTCCAGTTCCCTCGATCAAGCCGCTAGAGGAAGAGACAAAGGAAAGGTGAAAATAGGCAGCGAGACCTCAGGAGAAGGTCAAGCCCTACCCCTACCGCGGAATGGTGACCAGAAAGAGAGACGCCACGATCGATGTGGCCAGTCTATTCAAGGACGTGGAAGTCAAGGTGCCACTCCTGACGGCGTTGAAGATGCCCCCTATCAGCAAATTTATCAAGGACTACCTGGCGGGCAAGGTCAATGAAGAAGGAAGAATGATCACAGAGGAGAATGTCTCTGCAGTGATCCAGCAGAGCGACCTCCCATCAAAAAAGACCGACCCAGGGATGTTCATGCTCCCGATTTCGATTGGAGATATTcaaatggagcacgcaatgtgcgattTAGGGGCGTCTATCAATGTGTTGTCGTATTCCATTTACAAGAAGCTGGGAGAGGCTAAGCTTGTCGACACCGACATCATGATACAGCTAGCCGACAGATCTTGCATTCACCCCGAGGGAATTCTTGAAGACGTGATAGTGAAGGTGAACAATTTCCTATACCCAGCCGACTTCTTTGTCATAAAAATGTCAAAGCCAGCAGCGaaggagtctagtggagtcttgttggGAAGGTCGTTCCTGTCCACAGCCAGCACTATAATCGACGTCTGCAATGGGACGATCAGTCTGGACTTCAATGGAGAGCAATTCACTTTCTACATCGATGAAGCGATGAAAAGCCTGAGGGACGGTGAAAACGTGCACTCAGTGGACATAGTCGAGCCTCTGGTGCAAGAATATTTAGAGGAGGAGTTTCTACAAAGGCAATTCACAGACTCGGCAGCAAATGAAAAGATCGAGAAGGAAGTCGCCGACTAGTACGACGCTATGAAGGTTGGCGAGATGGATGATCAATCCATAGCAAAGGCAGTAATGGTACCCAAAGGTACGACCGCGGCCAAAGGCAGTAATGGTACCCAAAGGTTTCTACAAAGGTACGACCGCGGCCAGCTGGGTTAAGCAGAATAGCTCAACTATCAAGCCTTGAGAAGCTGCCTGATCAAGGCACCCAACTAAGAAGAGAAGCGGAAGGGAACCCCCTACCTACTGAAGTACCCACACCCGCAAAGGAATTGAAGCCGCTTCAAGCACATTTGAAGTACGCCTATCTGGGAGAGAATGAAACGCTGCCAGTAATCATCAACAATCAGTTGACCCAGGGGTAGGAAAATCAATACCTGGAGGTGTTGAGGCGCAATCAAAAGGCCAACGGGTAGAAATTGACGGATTTGGTGGGTATTAGCACAGACTTATGCATGCACCATATCCGGCTAGAGGAAGGAGCAAAGCCTCACCGTGACCAGCAATGAAAgctcaaccccaacatgagggaagaggtactCAATAAGATAGTCAAGCTGGTCTCCATCGGAATCATCTACTCCATTCCGGATAGCAATTGGGTCAGTCCGTTCATATGGTGCCGAAGAAGGATGGAATCCAAGTGGTGAAAAATGAGAAGAACGAGTTGATTCCAACAAGACCCGTCACTggatggaggatgtgcattgattaCAGGAAGCTGAATGCGGCCACGAAGAATGATCATTTTCCACTACCATTCATTGACCAAATGCTTGAGAGATTGGCCGGGAAGCAATACTTCAGCTTCCTTGATGGGTATAGAGGCTATTTCCAGATTGCGGTGAACCcagaggaccaggagaagaccaCCTCTGCAATGCTCCAGGTACCTTtcaaagatgcatgatgagcattttctccGATTTACTAGAAGACTGCATTGAGATCTTCATGTACGATTTTACTGTCTATGGGAACACATTTGAGCAATGGCTTCACAGCCTAAACAGAGTACTGGAGAGATGCCGGCAGAAGGATTGGGTATTAAATTTGAGAAATGCCTTTTCATAGTCACGGAGGGCATTGTCCTAGGCCACGTCTTGTCAAGCAGGGGAATAGAAGTCGATCAAGCCAAGGTGGCGGTTATTGTGAAGCTCCCCCACCCCACCAACCAGAAGGAGATTCGGGCTTTCTTGGGCCATGCAAGTTTTTACAGGCGCTTCATCAAAGATGTTGCACGGATTGCCCAGCCCTTGAAGTGGAGTTTAAATTCTTCGATGCCTGCAAGGCCGCCTTCCAGATATGGAAGGATAGATTGATCAGTGCTCTGATCATCCGCGCCCCCGACTGGAGTCACCCCTTCGAGGTGATGTGGGACGCAAGTGAtaatgcagtaggggcggttcTGGGCCAGAGAATCGATGGAAAAAGCTATGTCATCTTTTACGCTTCGAAGACCCTCAATCAAGCGCAGAAGAATTATGAACTATAGAGAAGGAGATGCTGTCAGTAGTCTATCCCTTCGAGAAATTCAGACCCTATTTACTGGGTTCAAAAGTGATTGTCTACACAAACCACGCTGCTATCAAATACCTTCTAGCGAAGAAAGAGTCGAAGCCGCGCTTGATCAGATGGGTACTCCTTCTGCAAGAGTTTGACTGGGAGGCAATCGACAAGAATGGTTCGGAGAATAGAGTGGCTGATCACTTGAGCCGAATCATGCAAGAGGACAATGGGGAAGCCATCTCCGATGCATTCCCTGAAGAGCATTTGTACCTGATCGAAGCTGAGAGGATAAATCAAGCCGACCAAGGAAAGGAGATCCACAGGCAGAAGGAACCATGGTTTGCTGACATGGCTAACTATTTGGTGACGGGCAAGCTGCCCACAAATGCTGAGATCACAAGAGCGCAAAGGCAGAAACTCAAGAGCGATTCCCGCtacttctattgggatgatccttaTTTGTGGAAGATGGGAGCTGATCAAATCATCCGTCGCTGTATACCCGAGTGGGAACAAGAGGACGTATTGGTCCACTGCCACACACTAGCTTGTGGCGGTCATTTCGGTCCGAAAAAAACAGCGAGGAAGGTGCTCGATAGTGGGTTTTATTGGCCCTCCATTCATAAAGACGCTTATGAGTTCTGCAGGAGATGCCCCCAATGCCAATTGACTGGAGGGATTTCGGcgagagatgagatgccgcaagtccccGTGATAGTATGCAAAATCTTCGACgtatgggggatggatttcatgggacccTTCCCATCATCTAAAGGGAACTTATATATTTTGGTGGCAGTGGACTACATGTCCAAGTGGATTGAAGCCAAGGCAACCAAGACGTGTGAGtccaaggaggtggccaagttctaaAGGTCAAATATCTTTACCCGCTACGGGGTACCACGGGCcatcatctctgatcaagg from Salvia splendens isolate huo1 chromosome 15, SspV2, whole genome shotgun sequence encodes the following:
- the LOC121766851 gene encoding uncharacterized protein LOC121766851, whose protein sequence is MVTRKRDATIDVASLFKDVEVKVPLLTALKMPPISKFIKDYLAGKVNEEGRMITEENVSAVIQQSDLPSKKTDPGMFMLPISIGDIQMEHAMCDLGASINVLSYSIYKKLGEAKLVDTDIMIQLADRSCIHPEGILEDVIVKVNNFLYPADFFVIKMSKPAAKESSGVLLGRSFLSTASTIIDVCNGTISLDFNGEQFTFYIDEAMKSLRDGENVHSVDIVEPLVQEYLEEEFLQRQFTDSAANEKIEKEVAD